The Marinifilum sp. JC120 genome window below encodes:
- a CDS encoding alkaline phosphatase: MRFSNKLQVLMALMVCAMFVVAAPAYAKAKKVRVYKGQPAKYVFLFIGDGMGLPQKGATEAFTGEQLLMNTFPAQGMTTTYAADRFITGSAASATSLASGQKTNIGMLGMSPGQKNVKSIAEMAKADGKKVGIVSSVSIDHATPAAFYAHVPTRGQYYDIDVALSESNFDFFGGGGLKDITNKKKNSKNFKGNALDLIKRAGYKVVTDKEEFMALKPADGKVISWNAWLQDSKALPYAMDMRPQDITLPEFTSKAIEMLDNPEGFFLMVEGGKIDWACHANDATAFIKNTIAFDNSVKEAVEFAKKHPKETLIVVTGDHECGGLTLGFAGTKYGSYYDALSSQTISFQQFSDEVVKLWRDEHKGKASFEDFQPTITHFFGLEFEGDAKKNPLVVKDYQLAMLKDAYQRTMKGEKKFKNPELYNLYGGYDPLTVTITHVLNNNAGLGWTSYKHTGVPVATSAMGVGATSFNGYYDNVDIAFKIMAIMGMTPKIHAGINNAEFAAK, encoded by the coding sequence ATGAGATTTTCCAACAAATTACAGGTTTTGATGGCTCTTATGGTCTGTGCCATGTTTGTGGTAGCAGCACCTGCTTACGCTAAGGCTAAAAAGGTCCGCGTATACAAAGGCCAGCCCGCCAAGTACGTTTTCCTCTTTATAGGTGACGGTATGGGATTGCCTCAGAAAGGTGCTACCGAGGCATTCACCGGTGAACAGTTGCTCATGAACACCTTCCCCGCACAGGGAATGACCACCACTTACGCTGCTGACAGGTTCATTACCGGTTCCGCAGCTTCTGCAACTTCTCTTGCCAGCGGCCAGAAAACAAATATCGGCATGCTCGGTATGAGTCCCGGACAGAAGAATGTAAAATCAATCGCTGAAATGGCTAAAGCAGACGGCAAGAAAGTAGGTATTGTTTCCAGCGTATCCATTGACCACGCAACCCCCGCAGCTTTTTACGCTCATGTACCCACTCGCGGTCAGTATTATGATATCGACGTTGCTCTCTCTGAAAGTAATTTTGATTTCTTCGGCGGTGGCGGTCTGAAAGATATTACCAACAAAAAGAAGAATTCCAAGAACTTCAAAGGCAATGCTCTCGATCTGATCAAGAGAGCCGGATATAAAGTCGTAACTGATAAAGAAGAATTCATGGCTCTTAAACCTGCTGACGGTAAAGTCATTTCATGGAATGCATGGTTGCAGGATTCCAAGGCTCTGCCTTACGCCATGGACATGCGCCCACAGGATATCACTCTTCCTGAATTCACCTCTAAAGCAATTGAAATGCTCGATAACCCAGAAGGTTTTTTCCTGATGGTTGAAGGCGGTAAGATTGACTGGGCCTGTCATGCTAACGATGCAACCGCTTTCATTAAGAACACCATTGCTTTTGATAACTCCGTCAAAGAAGCTGTTGAGTTCGCTAAAAAACACCCTAAAGAAACTCTCATCGTTGTAACCGGTGACCATGAGTGCGGTGGCCTCACTCTCGGTTTCGCAGGCACAAAGTACGGTTCCTATTACGATGCGCTTAGTTCCCAGACCATCTCTTTCCAGCAGTTTTCGGATGAAGTTGTTAAACTTTGGAGGGACGAACACAAAGGTAAAGCAAGCTTCGAAGATTTTCAGCCCACCATCACTCACTTTTTCGGTCTTGAGTTCGAAGGCGATGCCAAAAAGAATCCCCTTGTTGTAAAAGATTACCAGCTTGCCATGCTCAAGGACGCTTACCAGCGCACCATGAAGGGTGAGAAGAAGTTCAAGAATCCCGAACTGTACAATCTCTACGGCGGTTATGATCCTCTGACCGTAACCATCACCCACGTACTGAATAACAACGCAGGTCTTGGTTGGACTTCCTACAAGCACACCGGTGTTCCCGTTGCAACATCTGCCATGGGCGTTGGGGCTACTTCCTTTAACGGGTACTACGATAACGTTGATATCGCTTTCAAAATCATGGCTATCATGGGCATGACTCCCAAAATTCACGCCGGTATCAATAACGCTGAGTTTGCTGCCAAATAG
- a CDS encoding cytochrome C, whose protein sequence is MHRNFIPISLVLAVLFGLAVAGYITPEKKEQMPVRILFKNSGGKVIFTHIRHHRDYEIPCDSCHHERETSDQEPLPCGSCHPESFDKNYVREHIRSFPDTSYCVKCHHAELGKLNFDHAAHEEYADEDCQSCHHDTDIEKEPQKCGNCHTNAGTAEIPSVRDAAHDRCIDCHDEMFEAGLKGCTPCHKMQNMKDYSGDFTSCSQCHQENDKDLVLNRTNAFHDQCMDCHKKMKRGPYKDSDCAKCHLK, encoded by the coding sequence GTGCATAGAAATTTCATCCCCATCTCATTAGTACTTGCTGTTCTCTTCGGACTGGCTGTAGCCGGTTATATTACTCCTGAAAAAAAAGAACAGATGCCTGTCCGTATTTTATTCAAAAACAGCGGTGGTAAAGTAATTTTCACCCACATACGCCATCACCGGGATTATGAAATCCCCTGCGATAGCTGCCACCATGAGCGGGAAACAAGTGATCAGGAGCCATTGCCCTGCGGTTCCTGCCATCCTGAATCATTCGATAAAAATTATGTACGCGAACATATCCGCTCCTTTCCGGACACCAGTTACTGTGTGAAATGCCATCACGCCGAACTGGGCAAGCTTAATTTCGACCACGCTGCACATGAAGAATATGCTGACGAGGACTGCCAATCCTGCCACCACGACACTGATATTGAAAAAGAACCGCAAAAATGCGGAAACTGCCACACTAATGCAGGAACTGCGGAAATACCAAGTGTAAGGGATGCCGCCCATGACCGCTGCATTGATTGTCATGACGAGATGTTCGAGGCAGGCCTAAAAGGCTGCACTCCATGTCACAAGATGCAGAATATGAAAGACTACTCTGGAGACTTCACCAGTTGCAGCCAGTGCCATCAGGAAAATGATAAGGACCTTGTACTCAACCGGACCAATGCATTTCATGACCAGTGCATGGACTGCCACAAAAAAATGAAACGCGGCCCATACAAAGACAGTGACTGCGCTAAATGCCATTTAAAATAA
- a CDS encoding 4Fe-4S dicluster domain-containing protein yields the protein MNPLFSLTPSERGPIVNTWEQELGGPLVISLEITGLTPLVQPNEQVAKAQPIASDPASKRPTVHSSVSGTVIDVKKDFITIREEGTRVALPSEFLSTDPRTMLNALRENGINVRGLKEGCTLIINGLPHEAGMDGHRFLIEEFSDVMTTGLNYLKKALSPKACALACPTGMDWTIPGCTGHEINPVYPNSLPELVTKAITGKEFPPEVCVMDVATLYRIGRTIHGCQPVTLVIIKIGNTSFLTPVGTPVGVLLKLAGFRPAKHDRVILGGPLTGEAVYSLKHGVRPDTQAITVLKADRGPTVKDNPCVGCGECVIHCPARLEPNMISRHAEFGLYENTQAYNIASCIECGLCGYWCRAQRPLLQYIRLAKKELAAKPILEDLREQQ from the coding sequence ATGAATCCTCTTTTTTCACTTACTCCTTCTGAACGCGGCCCCATAGTCAACACATGGGAGCAGGAACTGGGCGGCCCACTGGTTATCTCCCTTGAAATCACCGGGCTGACTCCCCTTGTGCAACCAAATGAACAAGTGGCAAAAGCCCAGCCGATTGCAAGCGACCCGGCTAGTAAAAGACCTACCGTCCACAGCTCTGTTTCAGGCACGGTGATTGATGTAAAGAAAGACTTCATCACCATCCGAGAGGAAGGAACCCGCGTGGCTCTGCCTTCAGAATTCCTAAGCACTGATCCCCGGACCATGCTTAATGCATTGAGGGAAAACGGCATAAATGTCCGTGGACTTAAAGAAGGCTGTACCCTGATAATAAATGGCCTGCCCCATGAAGCGGGAATGGACGGCCATCGTTTCCTGATTGAGGAGTTCAGCGATGTTATGACTACCGGGCTTAATTATCTGAAAAAGGCCCTCTCCCCTAAAGCATGTGCGCTGGCCTGCCCCACCGGAATGGATTGGACTATTCCCGGCTGCACAGGGCACGAAATTAATCCTGTTTATCCCAACAGTCTCCCGGAGCTGGTTACAAAAGCGATAACCGGAAAAGAATTTCCCCCGGAAGTCTGTGTCATGGACGTGGCTACCCTGTACCGCATTGGCAGAACCATTCATGGATGCCAACCGGTCACCCTTGTTATTATTAAGATAGGCAACACCTCTTTTCTTACTCCGGTGGGTACCCCGGTCGGTGTGCTACTAAAACTGGCCGGATTCAGGCCCGCAAAACATGACCGGGTAATTCTGGGCGGACCATTAACCGGAGAAGCCGTCTACAGCCTGAAACACGGAGTCCGCCCGGACACGCAAGCCATTACGGTACTCAAAGCTGACAGAGGACCTACGGTAAAGGACAATCCCTGTGTTGGCTGTGGCGAATGCGTAATACACTGCCCGGCCCGGCTGGAACCGAACATGATCTCCCGGCATGCGGAATTCGGACTATACGAGAATACCCAAGCCTACAACATAGCCTCCTGCATTGAGTGCGGACTCTGCGGCTATTGGTGCAGGGCGCAAAGACCGCTTCTGCAATACATCCGCCTTGCTAAAAAGGAACTGGCCGCCAAACCGATACTTGAAGATTTGAGGGAGCAACAATGA
- a CDS encoding RnfABCDGE type electron transport complex subunit D, which yields MKPLNGSPVLTVSIPPHAHCGRTFKQDALETIIALLPAAAFAIWHYDMLAVRVLTLSCFAAVVTETICLYFMKRKIEADNYTALLYGLLFGFLIPPASPWWLVAAGSAISIFMGRMIFGGLGTNPLCVPLVGWAVLAVSWPDLMDFDMTMLASELTYPLSQLKNFGPEMLDEYPLKSLLLGFQLGGTGAAQTGAIMLGGVYLLARRIIRPDIPLAFIAGVAATAAIYYFIDPLEYGSPEYHLLCGSTLFGAFFLATDGPSSPAGHIPMLIYGFIAGALVVIIRVYGIYPDGVPFAILLANLMTPLVDKIKPAPFGGITNIHLRRRS from the coding sequence ATGAAGCCACTAAACGGGTCACCCGTACTGACCGTCTCCATTCCTCCCCATGCCCATTGCGGAAGGACTTTCAAACAGGACGCACTTGAGACCATAATCGCCCTGCTTCCGGCTGCGGCTTTCGCCATCTGGCATTACGATATGCTGGCAGTGCGGGTACTGACCCTGTCATGTTTCGCAGCGGTAGTCACTGAAACCATCTGCCTCTATTTCATGAAGCGTAAAATTGAGGCAGACAACTATACCGCCCTCCTTTACGGACTCCTGTTCGGCTTCCTGATTCCCCCGGCATCTCCATGGTGGCTGGTGGCAGCAGGCAGTGCAATTTCAATTTTCATGGGCCGCATGATATTCGGAGGCCTTGGAACCAATCCGCTTTGCGTACCGCTTGTCGGCTGGGCTGTGCTGGCTGTTTCATGGCCGGACCTTATGGATTTCGACATGACCATGCTCGCTTCGGAACTGACTTATCCATTAAGCCAGCTAAAGAACTTCGGGCCGGAAATGCTTGATGAATATCCGCTCAAATCACTATTGCTGGGTTTTCAGCTAGGCGGAACCGGGGCAGCTCAGACCGGGGCTATCATGCTGGGCGGAGTATACCTGCTGGCCCGCAGAATTATCAGGCCCGATATTCCGCTGGCCTTCATTGCCGGGGTGGCAGCTACCGCTGCAATTTATTATTTCATAGATCCTCTGGAATACGGTTCACCTGAGTACCATTTACTCTGCGGATCAACTCTGTTTGGGGCATTCTTTCTGGCAACGGACGGTCCTTCTTCACCTGCGGGACACATTCCCATGCTCATCTACGGATTTATCGCAGGGGCACTGGTTGTCATTATCCGGGTATACGGAATTTACCCGGACGGTGTTCCATTCGCCATACTGCTTGCCAATCTGATGACCCCGCTGGTCGATAAAATCAAACCTGCACCTTTCGGCGGTATAACTAATATTCACTTGCGGAGACGGTCATGA